The following are encoded in a window of Ruminiclostridium herbifermentans genomic DNA:
- a CDS encoding prepilin peptidase produces the protein MKRIGVPLVLCLIIWITAVLYGLIYIKAVLDTIVFISLVTIQLVASINDLYSKAIPLKLIFIGIFMGYAVFLWFSHGDAIWNHVLGGAAAFLVMALFIMLSKGQIGGGDLWLMTLTGFFTGINSFLSILFISIILAGIYSIMLLLAKKANRRTEIPFAPFIMIATVILMLNN, from the coding sequence ATGAAAAGAATAGGTGTGCCTTTGGTATTATGTTTAATAATTTGGATAACAGCTGTATTGTATGGACTTATATATATAAAAGCTGTATTAGACACTATTGTTTTTATATCTTTAGTCACTATTCAGTTGGTGGCTTCTATAAATGATTTATATAGCAAAGCTATACCATTAAAGCTAATATTTATAGGAATATTTATGGGTTATGCAGTTTTTTTATGGTTCTCACATGGTGATGCTATTTGGAATCATGTATTAGGTGGTGCAGCTGCATTTTTAGTAATGGCACTATTTATAATGCTGTCAAAAGGTCAAATTGGAGGAGGAGACTTGTGGCTGATGACATTAACAGGTTTCTTTACTGGAATTAATTCATTTCTTAGTATCTTGTTTATTTCTATAATATTAGCTGGAATATATTCAATAATGCTATTGCTTGCCAAAAAGGCTAATAGAAGAACGGAAATTCCTTTTGCTCCATTTATAATGATTGCTACAGTGATTTTAATGTTAAACAATTAA
- a CDS encoding TadE/TadG family type IV pilus assembly protein encodes MVTTNKKYYMKQVKNIKMKNCRGSITVEAAILLPIFIAAIMTFVFIIKVYYVHEIVQQAITSACEEMSLYSLLYYETNADELISGLEKFTSSQEDDKAIENTWISPIIEQLGKDASDYVRAQLVLVPISKILVKKNLEVSYFDNVDNRLRLLNLKDGFEGIDFSNSRMLADDKSIDIIVQYKMFFPFLKQFIPEIKIIQTASSCVWAGEDGIKNAEEEEETECVWNMSNLNRGREIRKLQGANLPFNFPTISIFKNGTATSIKSLNIDEEYYKNVNNLKKKLLQYINKLEEFEGGESGGITIESWQIYKKELRLIIPETELMENQQQTINECIQDARKKGIDLVVIKAYGKEQDKKTEPQSEN; translated from the coding sequence TTGGTTACTACTAATAAGAAATATTACATGAAGCAAGTTAAAAATATCAAAATGAAGAATTGTAGAGGCTCAATTACTGTAGAGGCAGCAATTTTATTGCCTATTTTTATAGCAGCTATTATGACCTTTGTATTTATTATAAAAGTTTATTATGTACATGAAATTGTTCAACAGGCTATAACTTCAGCTTGTGAAGAAATGAGCCTATATAGCTTACTTTATTATGAGACGAATGCTGATGAACTAATAAGCGGCTTAGAAAAATTCACAAGTTCACAGGAAGACGATAAAGCTATAGAAAACACTTGGATTTCTCCAATAATTGAGCAGTTAGGCAAGGATGCAAGTGATTATGTAAGAGCTCAGTTGGTTTTAGTGCCAATATCTAAAATATTAGTAAAAAAGAACTTGGAAGTTAGTTACTTTGACAATGTTGATAATAGGCTACGATTGTTAAATTTGAAGGACGGCTTTGAAGGGATAGATTTTTCAAATAGCAGGATGCTAGCAGATGATAAAAGTATAGACATAATAGTTCAGTATAAAATGTTTTTTCCATTTTTAAAGCAATTCATACCTGAAATAAAAATAATACAAACGGCTTCAAGCTGTGTTTGGGCAGGGGAGGATGGAATAAAAAATGCTGAGGAAGAGGAAGAAACTGAGTGTGTATGGAATATGAGCAATTTAAATCGTGGCAGAGAAATTAGAAAGCTGCAAGGAGCAAATCTTCCTTTTAATTTTCCTACAATATCAATATTTAAAAATGGAACTGCAACAAGTATAAAAAGCTTAAACATAGATGAAGAGTATTACAAAAATGTAAATAATCTAAAAAAGAAGCTGCTGCAGTATATTAATAAGCTTGAAGAATTTGAAGGAGGAGAAAGTGGCGGAATAACAATTGAAAGCTGGCAGATTTATAAAAAAGAACTTCGACTGATTATTCCAGAAACTGAACTAATGGAAAATCAACAGCAAACAATAAATGAGTGTATACAAGATGCAAGGAAAAAGGGTATTGATTTGGTAGTAATCAAGGCTTATGGCAAAGAGCAAGACAAAAAGACAGAACCTCAAAGTGAAAATTAA
- a CDS encoding DUF5702 domain-containing protein yields MNLKNNRGAITVFISIVLSAILLVVGVFTDAARINLAHSHILRANKTAISSILACYNNQLKDEYGLFGVFQDSDTILESYEYYLSKNLNIYDKKDFLYDFNIEQVNIIEQYNLENRTLFEKQIIEFMKYRAPYELADDLLTKINGMKSISSSSIVCKRMFETDKKASEVGELQSFLEAKTKQISEMGITSKIKDMKESLLIQNVKYQEYIEKINSFQRLLSFETDNKKKEELSESIRSLRNELNIIVNIKQDIKNSILEVLNYYKNLNVEAIEKANDISVKKQNLLNVIQEELDYLKNTEDGIKEIQSCYENDLLNIKKLINEDNCEEIIGSLNNNIIKCMSISTKANYDEASFLSELDSISESNIKYLFDKAKPAKSDDEDNRDGIEKAMQNALSAKGDGNVIKSNLLEQLPSRKAKTGEEPDIDKSDSMYLSMDSSISKYLDTLSTEESTVSNSSSNSIWINNFKDISKIASQVIEDIYINEYIMGIFKHGVPLLKCEEDSAAYNLRSEDKTKRDGYFDNFEVEYIINGNEKEETNSLLLKSEILAIRLVANAIHIYTDSLKMSRITTLAASLSAWNAGLSTPLIQTMILFSWAMAESIYDLEQLNKGEEIQLIKTNEQWVTDISGALNKKTDNHIKNNSLSLNYHDYLKIFLLLIDKDKKIARIQDLIQLNMGISNSGFLLENCKIMLKSNTNISIKNLFISIPSNLSKLRSTISRTYISEDICIGYY; encoded by the coding sequence TTGAATTTAAAAAATAACAGGGGAGCAATAACAGTTTTTATCAGCATTGTATTATCAGCTATTTTGCTAGTTGTAGGTGTTTTCACGGATGCTGCAAGGATTAATTTAGCACATTCTCATATACTAAGAGCTAACAAAACTGCTATTTCTTCTATATTGGCTTGCTATAATAACCAATTAAAGGATGAATATGGCCTTTTTGGAGTGTTTCAAGACAGTGATACAATTTTGGAAAGTTATGAGTATTACTTATCTAAGAACTTGAACATTTATGACAAAAAGGATTTCTTATATGATTTTAATATTGAACAAGTAAATATTATTGAACAGTACAATTTAGAAAATAGAACTCTTTTTGAAAAACAAATAATAGAGTTTATGAAATATCGTGCACCTTATGAATTAGCTGATGATTTATTAACTAAGATTAATGGTATGAAAAGCATTTCAAGCAGTTCTATAGTGTGTAAAAGAATGTTTGAAACAGACAAAAAAGCCAGTGAAGTAGGGGAATTGCAGAGTTTCCTTGAAGCTAAAACAAAGCAAATAAGTGAAATGGGTATAACTTCAAAGATAAAAGATATGAAAGAAAGTTTATTAATCCAAAATGTAAAGTACCAAGAATACATAGAAAAAATAAATTCATTTCAAAGATTACTTTCATTTGAAACAGATAATAAGAAAAAAGAAGAACTATCAGAGAGCATTAGAAGCTTGAGAAATGAACTTAATATTATTGTTAACATAAAACAAGATATAAAAAACAGCATTTTAGAAGTTTTAAATTATTACAAAAATCTTAATGTTGAAGCTATTGAAAAAGCTAATGATATTTCTGTAAAAAAGCAAAATTTATTAAATGTAATACAAGAAGAATTAGATTATTTAAAGAATACAGAAGATGGAATAAAAGAAATACAAAGTTGTTATGAAAATGATTTACTAAATATAAAAAAGCTAATTAATGAAGATAACTGTGAAGAAATTATCGGAAGTCTTAATAATAATATAATAAAATGCATGAGTATATCAACAAAGGCAAATTACGATGAGGCAAGTTTTTTATCAGAATTAGATAGTATTTCAGAATCAAATATCAAATACCTGTTTGATAAAGCCAAACCAGCAAAGTCAGATGATGAGGATAATAGAGATGGAATTGAGAAAGCAATGCAAAATGCTCTTAGCGCAAAAGGTGATGGAAATGTTATCAAAAGTAACTTGCTAGAGCAATTGCCTTCTAGAAAAGCGAAAACTGGTGAGGAGCCTGATATTGATAAATCAGATAGTATGTACTTGAGTATGGATAGCAGCATAAGTAAATATTTAGATACCTTATCTACAGAAGAAAGCACAGTAAGTAATTCAAGTAGTAATTCAATCTGGATAAATAATTTTAAGGACATTAGTAAAATAGCTTCACAGGTAATTGAAGATATATATATTAACGAGTATATAATGGGCATATTTAAGCATGGTGTTCCCCTGTTAAAGTGTGAAGAGGATAGTGCTGCCTATAACCTGCGCTCAGAAGATAAAACTAAAAGAGATGGATATTTTGATAATTTTGAAGTTGAGTATATCATTAATGGAAATGAAAAGGAAGAAACTAATTCACTATTGCTAAAGTCTGAAATATTAGCAATAAGACTAGTAGCAAATGCAATACATATTTACACTGATAGCTTGAAAATGAGTAGAATTACAACTCTTGCAGCTAGTCTAAGTGCTTGGAATGCTGGACTGTCAACGCCGCTAATTCAAACAATGATATTATTCTCATGGGCTATGGCAGAATCAATATACGATTTAGAGCAGTTAAACAAGGGGGAAGAAATACAATTAATTAAGACAAATGAACAATGGGTAACAGATATTTCAGGTGCTTTAAACAAAAAGACAGATAACCACATAAAAAATAATTCGTTATCTCTAAACTACCACGATTATTTAAAGATATTCCTTTTACTTATAGATAAAGATAAAAAAATAGCTAGAATACAGGACTTAATACAGCTTAATATGGGGATATCAAATTCGGGATTTTTATTAGAGAACTGCAAAATTATGCTTAAGTCAAATACAAATATATCTATAAAAAATTTATTTATCTCAATTCCTTCCAACTTATCAAAGTTAAGAAGCACTATATCAAGAACCTATATAAGTGAGGATATATGCATTGGTTACTACTAA
- a CDS encoding TadE/TadG family type IV pilus assembly protein — protein sequence MSRIWNKSEMFINKKGSFTVEASIIFSVVFLLVAALVYIFVLMYKYAFLQSAANKASNIGGYYYSEQYGIGGSIRQTSDLYWRMLDTKTLHKKEQLNRYISNSLEKSIVDLDIYSDNLLSHKFFSKQINIRIETQYPLPIGNMFEKLGLPSTLKMRAEANSNIYDNAEFVRNLDIITDIKKCILNSDNKWIGKGSKVSDVLEKLLKH from the coding sequence ATGTCCAGGATATGGAATAAATCAGAAATGTTTATAAATAAGAAAGGCAGCTTTACAGTGGAAGCATCTATTATTTTTTCAGTTGTATTTTTGCTTGTTGCTGCATTAGTTTATATTTTTGTTTTAATGTATAAGTATGCATTTCTTCAAAGTGCTGCAAATAAGGCATCAAATATTGGAGGGTATTACTATTCTGAGCAATATGGTATAGGGGGAAGTATAAGGCAAACTTCTGATTTGTATTGGAGAATGCTGGATACAAAAACTTTACATAAAAAAGAACAGCTAAACAGGTACATTTCTAACAGTCTTGAGAAATCAATTGTTGACTTAGATATATATTCTGATAATTTGCTATCCCATAAGTTTTTTTCAAAACAGATTAATATTAGAATAGAGACTCAGTATCCTCTTCCAATTGGTAATATGTTTGAAAAACTTGGGTTGCCATCTACACTAAAAATGAGAGCTGAAGCAAATTCCAATATTTATGACAATGCAGAATTTGTGCGAAATTTAGATATTATAACTGATATAAAAAAGTGTATTTTAAATAGCGATAATAAATGGATTGGAAAGGGTTCTAAGGTAAGTGATGTTTTAGAGAAGCTGCTAAAACACTAA
- a CDS encoding Flp1 family type IVb pilin, translated as MFCTVKRFFNEEDGMGTVEVIIIIAVLVGVALLFRSQLIRFVNSIIENLFPDGSQLENNTGTQIKLKGTD; from the coding sequence ATGTTTTGTACAGTAAAAAGGTTTTTTAACGAAGAGGATGGGATGGGAACAGTTGAAGTGATTATTATTATCGCTGTTCTTGTAGGTGTGGCTTTGCTATTTAGAAGTCAGCTAATAAGATTTGTAAATAGCATTATAGAAAATCTTTTTCCTGATGGAAGCCAACTTGAAAACAATACTGGAACCCAAATAAAACTTAAGGGAACAGACTAA
- a CDS encoding type II secretion system F family protein, with protein MLILNLISALLILLLLIIFCTILYMHGPKYSEHIEALNGRDFKLRIFLPFGLYILDKYCYSYNSDYDRSILNIISEVYGQEYSVFYIRIFHANKVVLVLIGVICELIAGLLSQFQGVFLVYLPLLFSVLIISDDLKLKNKLKKRRLEIQLEFPNFINKLTLLINAGMTMSKAWEKISADCSKVGDFYTEVHKTVIDIKSGKSEAEAFSQFAKRVKTPEISRLMSMIVQSTKRGGNDLVLSLRLLSNECWEMRKNAIKRLGEEAVAKLLIPMMIMFLAIIIIVITPAIISMQGI; from the coding sequence ATGTTAATTTTAAATTTAATTTCAGCACTATTAATATTATTATTGCTGATTATATTTTGCACAATTTTATATATGCATGGTCCAAAATACTCAGAACATATTGAGGCCCTGAATGGGAGAGATTTTAAACTAAGAATATTTTTACCTTTTGGGCTCTATATTCTAGATAAGTATTGCTATTCGTATAATTCAGATTATGACAGAAGCATACTCAATATAATAAGTGAAGTATATGGACAAGAGTATTCTGTATTTTATATTAGAATATTTCATGCAAACAAAGTGGTATTAGTATTAATAGGAGTAATTTGTGAACTAATTGCTGGTTTGTTGTCTCAATTTCAAGGTGTATTTTTAGTGTATTTACCTCTTTTATTTAGTGTACTAATAATTTCAGATGATTTGAAACTAAAAAACAAACTTAAAAAAAGAAGGTTAGAGATACAGTTAGAATTCCCTAATTTTATAAATAAGCTAACACTATTAATTAATGCAGGTATGACAATGTCAAAAGCATGGGAAAAAATATCTGCTGATTGCAGTAAAGTGGGAGATTTCTATACAGAAGTGCATAAAACGGTTATTGATATTAAATCGGGAAAAAGTGAGGCAGAAGCCTTCAGTCAATTTGCTAAAAGGGTTAAGACGCCTGAAATATCAAGACTTATGTCAATGATAGTTCAAAGTACAAAAAGAGGTGGAAATGACCTTGTATTATCCTTAAGGCTTCTATCAAATGAATGTTGGGAAATGCGAAAAAATGCTATTAAAAGACTTGGAGAAGAAGCTGTAGCAAAGCTGTTAATTCCGATGATGATTATGTTTTTGGCAATAATTATCATAGTTATCACACCAGCGATCATTTCTATGCAAGGAATTTAA
- a CDS encoding type II secretion system F family protein: protein MIDYDSYVMSIKLKIMYSFMAAIFIFAVSYLFYRNILFSTIVCPFGILYLKIKQKQLIAKRRNELNLQFKDLLISLAASLSAGRALENAFESALEDLFVLYPSDEAFIIKETKVIIQKLSYNITIEEAIGDFAKRSDIDDIINFADVMSICKRTGGNLIDAIKNSAAIISDKIEMKQEIDTVLSARKFEQKILNVIPIGMVLILSITASEYIKPVFTTIQGRVVMTIALVLLAISFCISNKIMNIKM, encoded by the coding sequence TTGATTGATTATGATTCATATGTTATGAGCATAAAGCTTAAGATAATGTATTCCTTTATGGCAGCAATTTTTATTTTTGCAGTTTCATATTTATTTTATAGAAATATCTTATTTTCAACAATTGTATGCCCCTTTGGAATTCTATATTTAAAAATAAAGCAAAAGCAATTAATTGCTAAAAGAAGAAATGAACTTAATTTACAGTTCAAAGATCTTCTAATTTCGCTAGCAGCTTCTTTGAGTGCAGGGAGAGCTTTGGAAAATGCTTTTGAAAGTGCCCTTGAGGATTTATTTGTTCTTTATCCTAGTGATGAAGCTTTTATTATAAAAGAAACAAAAGTTATAATACAAAAGCTATCCTATAATATTACGATTGAAGAAGCAATAGGTGATTTTGCAAAAAGGTCTGACATTGATGATATTATTAATTTTGCTGATGTTATGTCAATATGCAAAAGGACTGGTGGAAATCTAATAGATGCAATAAAGAATTCTGCTGCAATTATCAGTGACAAAATTGAGATGAAGCAGGAGATAGATACAGTGCTGTCAGCTAGGAAGTTTGAACAAAAGATATTAAATGTCATTCCAATTGGTATGGTTTTAATTCTGTCAATAACAGCCTCAGAATATATTAAGCCTGTTTTTACAACAATTCAAGGAAGAGTAGTAATGACAATAGCCTTAGTTTTACTAGCAATATCATTTTGTATATCAAATAAAATTATGAATATAAAAATGTGA
- a CDS encoding CpaF family protein, giving the protein MKQELISEIKSYISQKFDLKREFSDNEINEMIAKAVIEKSKQFFIKSDEKREIIRTVFNSFRRLDILQPILDDNEVTEIMINGPNNIFVEKSGIISKLDLEFESSEKLEDIIQIMVTTVNRIVNEASPIVDARLKDGSRINVVLPPIALNGPIVTIRKFPDKPIDIDKLIELESLTLEAAEFLKMLVIAKYNIFIAGGTGSGKTTFLNALSNFIPKDERIITIEDSAELQILNIPNLVRLEVRNENLEGKGEITIRDLIKTSLRMRPNRIIVGEVRGAEAIDMLQAMNTGHDGSLSTGHANSTEDMLSRLETMILSYSTLPIEAVRKQIASAIDIIIFLSRLRDKSRRTIEISEIVGIENNQIKLNPIFVFEEAFPSDSEPSNSVVGSLKRTNNPLFNKSKLINSGIYPIKGISV; this is encoded by the coding sequence TTGAAGCAGGAACTTATTAGTGAAATAAAAAGTTACATAAGTCAGAAGTTTGACTTGAAACGTGAATTCTCAGATAATGAAATAAATGAAATGATAGCTAAAGCAGTAATTGAAAAATCTAAACAATTTTTTATTAAATCAGATGAGAAAAGGGAGATAATCAGAACAGTATTTAATTCTTTTCGCAGGCTGGATATATTGCAGCCAATATTAGATGATAATGAAGTAACAGAAATAATGATTAATGGGCCTAACAATATTTTTGTAGAAAAAAGTGGTATAATCTCAAAGCTTGATTTAGAGTTTGAATCTTCTGAAAAATTAGAAGACATAATTCAGATAATGGTAACTACTGTAAATAGAATTGTAAATGAAGCTTCTCCAATTGTTGATGCACGGCTTAAGGATGGCTCAAGAATAAATGTAGTGTTGCCGCCCATTGCATTAAATGGCCCAATTGTTACAATTCGAAAATTTCCCGATAAACCAATAGATATTGATAAGCTTATAGAGCTCGAATCATTGACGTTAGAGGCAGCAGAGTTTTTAAAAATGCTTGTTATAGCAAAATACAATATATTTATAGCAGGAGGTACTGGTTCAGGAAAGACAACCTTTCTAAATGCACTATCAAACTTTATTCCAAAGGATGAACGAATTATAACAATAGAAGATTCCGCTGAACTTCAGATATTAAATATACCAAACTTGGTTAGGCTTGAAGTTAGAAATGAGAACTTAGAGGGTAAGGGTGAAATTACAATAAGAGATTTAATTAAAACCAGTTTGCGTATGAGACCCAATAGAATAATTGTTGGGGAAGTAAGAGGCGCAGAAGCAATCGATATGCTTCAAGCTATGAATACTGGGCACGATGGCTCTCTTTCTACTGGTCATGCAAATTCCACAGAAGATATGCTGTCAAGATTGGAAACAATGATACTTAGCTACTCGACATTGCCCATTGAAGCAGTTAGAAAACAAATAGCTTCTGCAATTGACATAATAATTTTTCTTTCAAGACTTAGGGATAAATCAAGAAGAACAATTGAAATATCAGAAATTGTAGGAATAGAAAACAATCAAATAAAACTAAATCCTATTTTTGTTTTTGAGGAAGCCTTCCCTTCTGATTCAGAACCGTCTAATTCTGTAGTTGGTTCTTTAAAAAGAACTAATAACCCATTATTCAACAAATCTAAATTAATAAATTCTGGAATATACCCAATCAAAGGAATAAGTGTATGA
- a CDS encoding AAA family ATPase has translation MALIKLLIFDDDDEYSSNLCKFLTHHYSETLLVNFYNNSYKIEEWIKKIDPDIILASENYYSQICKQFKKNLIILTPGTNSAYLADVPSINKYQDANQIAGNIINFYTNSSNIIAHKTDKSAKIVAVYSAAGNTGKTTIATGISAICSYSGLSVFYLNLEQFPSTGVFLSDSSEYSITDIIYYAKEQDKNLMSKISTMSCKDVASNVHYFKEANNLFEINEILPQDIELILKTMKSSGQYDLIVIDMDSQLNDNTISIFNMADEILYIFTNEEICLHKTMLFIENMKILSNRTFHSTLFAHKIQYVANKVSKQALLSFNSLQDVNLISKIPLDLSFNSAKNLFKINGGPEIIKDSLKEIARRYIE, from the coding sequence ATGGCTCTTATTAAATTATTAATTTTTGATGACGACGATGAGTATTCATCTAATCTATGTAAATTCCTAACTCACCATTATTCTGAGACACTACTCGTAAATTTTTATAATAACTCTTATAAAATTGAAGAATGGATTAAGAAAATCGATCCGGACATAATTCTAGCCAGTGAAAACTATTATAGTCAAATCTGTAAGCAATTCAAAAAAAACCTGATTATTCTGACACCAGGAACAAATAGTGCTTATTTAGCAGACGTTCCATCAATCAATAAATATCAGGATGCAAATCAAATTGCAGGCAATATTATCAATTTCTATACGAATTCAAGCAACATAATTGCACATAAAACAGACAAATCTGCAAAAATAGTTGCAGTGTATTCAGCGGCTGGAAACACTGGGAAAACCACAATAGCCACGGGAATAAGCGCAATTTGTTCATATTCAGGTCTTTCTGTATTTTATTTAAATCTTGAACAATTCCCATCAACAGGTGTTTTTCTTTCAGACAGTTCTGAGTATTCTATTACTGATATTATTTACTATGCAAAAGAGCAAGATAAGAACCTGATGTCAAAGATTTCAACAATGAGCTGTAAGGATGTCGCTTCAAATGTACATTATTTTAAAGAAGCCAATAATTTATTTGAAATAAATGAGATATTGCCTCAGGATATTGAGTTAATTCTTAAAACTATGAAATCGAGTGGACAATATGATCTCATTGTAATAGATATGGACTCACAGCTAAATGATAATACTATATCGATATTTAATATGGCTGATGAAATTCTCTATATATTTACAAACGAGGAAATATGTTTACATAAAACAATGCTGTTTATAGAAAATATGAAAATTCTATCAAACAGGACATTTCACAGTACTTTATTTGCACATAAAATTCAATATGTAGCAAATAAAGTATCCAAACAGGCCCTCCTATCTTTTAATTCTCTCCAAGATGTAAATCTCATCTCAAAAATTCCCTTAGATTTAAGTTTCAACTCTGCAAAAAATCTTTTCAAAATAAATGGAGGGCCTGAAATAATTAAAGATTCTTTAAAGGAAATTGCTAGAAGGTATATAGAATAG
- a CDS encoding sugar phosphate isomerase/epimerase family protein, with product MLSTAKDIGFDGIEIRGIENEMYAPRIKQFSAEDIELTKKKVAKIGLEIPCLSSACFLFDKANIEKQLQEGIDYIELAAKLETPYVRVLGDAQAKPGEVDTDFVIENLKKLAERANKRGVKLLIETNGVFANSKVMKTLIETVNSNSVGVLWDVHHPIRFFNESVEYTFENLKDYIYFLHVKDSLVIDGIIKYKLMGYGDIPIKTIIRLLKENDYKGYISIEWLKRWYIDLEEPEIVFSHFAGYMKGLI from the coding sequence ATGCTTTCAACTGCAAAGGATATTGGGTTTGATGGAATTGAAATCAGAGGTATTGAAAATGAGATGTATGCTCCAAGAATAAAACAGTTTTCTGCTGAAGATATTGAATTGACTAAGAAAAAAGTTGCAAAAATTGGTCTTGAAATTCCATGTTTATCATCTGCTTGTTTTTTATTTGATAAAGCAAATATAGAAAAGCAATTGCAGGAAGGAATTGATTATATTGAACTTGCTGCAAAGCTGGAAACTCCATATGTTAGAGTTTTAGGGGATGCTCAGGCTAAGCCTGGCGAGGTAGATACAGACTTTGTTATTGAAAACTTAAAGAAGCTGGCAGAGCGGGCTAATAAAAGAGGTGTAAAGCTTTTAATTGAAACGAATGGCGTTTTTGCAAATTCTAAGGTCATGAAGACTTTAATTGAAACTGTCAATTCTAATAGTGTAGGAGTGCTTTGGGATGTTCATCATCCAATAAGGTTTTTTAATGAATCAGTTGAGTATACTTTCGAAAATTTAAAAGATTACATTTACTTCTTACATGTTAAGGATTCATTAGTTATAGATGGTATTATAAAGTATAAGTTGATGGGATATGGGGATATTCCGATAAAAACTATAATAAGATTGCTGAAGGAAAATGACTACAAGGGCTATATATCAATTGAGTGGTTAAAGAGATGGTACATTGATTTAGAAGAGCCGGAAATTGTTTTTTCACATTTTGCTGGTTATATGAAGGGGTTAATTTAG
- a CDS encoding VanZ family protein — protein MKIKFYNNIKYIKIIFAVLFTAYLLLLAYLTLASQYYGREVEHSSINIIPLRTIIEYSTSGYNVKAITTNLLGNIAAFMPMGFLLPIVFSKLNRMRKVIYVSFISALLIELMQYILRVGASDIDDVILNILGAVLGYWIMRCVRQIYKSLL, from the coding sequence ATGAAAATCAAGTTCTATAATAATATAAAATATATAAAAATTATATTTGCAGTATTATTTACAGCATACTTGCTTCTGTTGGCATATTTGACACTTGCAAGCCAGTATTATGGCAGAGAGGTGGAACACAGTAGCATAAATATAATACCGCTTAGAACTATAATAGAGTATTCAACCTCTGGATATAATGTAAAAGCAATTACCACAAATTTATTGGGAAATATTGCCGCTTTTATGCCAATGGGCTTTTTGCTTCCGATAGTTTTTAGTAAGCTAAATAGAATGCGTAAAGTGATATATGTATCATTTATTTCAGCATTACTTATTGAACTTATGCAGTATATTTTAAGAGTAGGAGCAAGTGATATTGATGATGTTATACTGAATATTCTAGGGGCTGTATTAGGATATTGGATTATGCGGTGTGTAAGACAAATATATAAGTCTTTGTTATAA